TGTCACCTTGTATCGATTTCAAGCCAGTTTCAAGCAACGTATCGACCAATTTCATTATATCAATCGGTTGAAGCACTGGGTCGGCTCTGCCTTTGAGGTAGATGTCTCCGACCACTTGTGTATCCGCATCCGCATCGATGTAGACAGTCGTTTCAAACTGGTAGTCTGATCCGAGTTTTGCCAAGGCGGTTGCTGCCGTGAAGAGTTTTGTTGTGGAGGCAGGATGGTGGAGTTTGTAGGGGTTCTTTTCATAAACGACCTCCCCTGTTTTGACAGCGACAACTTTTATACCGACACTTGCTGTTGTGAACAACGTTTCCTGCAAAACGGCATCAATATCGGTGTGTAGTGTTTCGAGCGGGTCTATAGAAGCTGTTGGTAACGGGGGCGCAATGGGTTTCGGTTTTGACACCAACATTCCGCAACCTGGAAACAACAACGCAACGCAAATGAGTAAAATAGCATAGTTTTTCATGATGGTTAAATGATAACACAATTATGTGGATTATGAAAGAGAAACATGTCGTAGAACTACAAATATCTTGACTTTTGCCCTAAAATGTGATAGAATTTCAGTAACAATTAAACGGGTATTGCTACTAAAAGGAGACACCAAATTTTGGCGTTGTAGGGCAAAGTTTGCAAGCCCATATTCAAAAGCGCGAGCCAAAACTTACAGTGAAGAATAACATGGTTGAATTTTACGATACAACGCTCAGGGATGGCAGCCAAGCAGAAGGCGTGGCGTTTTCTGTTGAAGATAAACTCATCATCATAGAAGCACTTGATAAATTAGGGATCCGCTACATTGAGGGGGGTTACCCAGGTTCCAATCCGAAAGATATAGAATTTTTCAAGCGGGCGAAGGGGCTGGCACTCGAAACAGCGACGATTGTGCCATTTGGTAGCACGAGATACCCGACTTATACCGCCGATGCCGATCCGAATCTATCTGCTTTGCTGGACACGGGGGCACGAACTGTCACGATATTCGGGAAAAGTTGGCGGCTCCATGCGACCGATGTCCTGCGCGTGACGGCTGAAGAGAACTTGGAATTAATTGAGAGTTCTGTCCGATACCTCGTGGAGAACGGTCGCGAGGTAATTTACGATGCGGAGCACTTTTTTGATGGCTACGCCGATGACGCTGCGTATGCAGTAGAAACACTGCGAGCCGCTGCAGCAGGTGGTGCGAGTTGTCTCGTCCTCTGTGATACCAACGGTGGTAGATTGCCATTGGAGATCCAGGAAGGTGTCAAGGTCGTCCTCGCCGAGTTATCTTTGCCTGTCGGCATTCACACGCACAACGATGCTGGGATGGGTGCGGCAAACTCGGTATTGGCTGTACAGGCTGGTGCGACCCACATACAAGGTACATTCAACGGCTATGGTGAACGGTGTGGAAACGCTAATCTCGCCTCTATTATCCCTACGGTTCAACTCAAACTCGGGATAAAGTGTCTCAGCGATGTGCAGCTGCAAGGATTAACGAGCGTATCACGACTTATCAGCGAATTGGCGAACCTCCCGCATGATGAGCGTCAACCCTATGTGGGACGTTCTGCTTTTGCGCATAAGGGGGGTTTACATACCGATGCGATCCGTAAAAACCGCCTTACTTATGAACACATCATACCCGAAACGGTTGGCAATACGCAACGGATTCTCGTCTCTGACCAAGCCGGACGCGGCACGATCATGAAAAAAATTGAGAAGGAGTATCCGGATTACGATAAGAATTCACCGCAGGTGTTAGAACTCTTCAAGCGTCTCAAAGAAGCCGAACAAGAAGGTTACCAATACGAAGCCGCTGAAGCATCGTTTGAACTTTTGACACATAAGGTGTTTAACGGATATGAGTCCTTCTTTGATCCTGTCGGTTTTCGCGTGATTATTGAGCAGTTCACTGATTTCGCGATGCGTTCCGAAGCAACCGTAAAGGTCACGACACCAGACGGTCTGACTGCACATACCGCTGCCGATGGCGATGGTCCGGTCAACGCACTTGACACGGCACTCCGAAAGGCTCTCGAACAGTTCTATCCCGCCCTGCAGACAGTCCGGCTCATAGATTACAAAGTCCGAGTGCTGGATACCAAAGCTGGCACTGGTTCAAAAGTCAGAGTGCTGATTGAAGCGAGTGACGGAGAGAAAAGTTGGAGAACCGTCGGTGTCTCAGAGAATATCATCTCCGCGAGTTGCGAGGCACTGCTTGATAGTTTTGAATATAAACTCTATACGGATAAAAAAGTCACTGCCTTACAACAGTCGGAATAATTGTCTGGAATAGGTACGTCTCCTGTCACAAATCTCGCCTGCAAATCACGTTAAAAAATCTAATATCGGGGTACCTTGTTAGGCATCTTAGGGGGAAACATGGGACATTTAGACACAATTGAAAAATCTGCCCAGAAATTGATCGCGCTCTGCCAGAAGGAGAAGCAGACAAAGACCGACAAGGAAAAGATGTTGGCAATACAGGCGGACATCCTTGCAGGCATCGAAAACCTCGCCGAATGTGAACTCTGTGGGTCAATCAGTGAAATTATTGTAACGATGACCTTGGGAGATGTCACAGCGAAGTTATGTAAAGAATGTGGAGTCAAATCCTTGGAGGCAGGGAAAATTCAGTCCGCTAAACAGGGAACTTCTCGAAAACGTGCCCGTCGTGCGAAGACACTGACAGCGTCGTCTGCCGAGTCGAAACCTAAAGCTAAGCCCACCCGGACCAAGCAAGCAAAACCCGTTGAGGAGCCGGAATCTCCTGCTGTGCTACATACCCGCGTTGAGGCACAGACAGGCATCAAGAAAGCCGATGTTAAACGGCTCCATAAGATTGTACAAGACATTGCTGCCCCGATGAGTCCGGAGCATACACTAACTTATGTGCAACGCGAGGTAGAGATAGCGAAAATAAAGGTGGACGCGAACGCTTTGAAAAAGGCGGTCACGCTTTTAACGCAGCGTAGCGGTTCACAGGCTGTATCTGCGGTTTAGCCTGTTTGGATGTGCTTTGCCCATTCCCGATTTGCCTGATACCATTCCACAAGTGCGGTTATTCCCTCTCGAAAAGTGACCTGTGGTCGCCACTCTAAAAGTTTTTCCGCCTTTCGGATATCTGCCCACGTTGCACGCACATCTGCGGGATGGAACGGTTGATGTGAGAGTTCCGCTTCTTTGCCAATTAATTCCTCTATCAGTCGAATCGTATCAATCAGCACGATGGGACTATCTGAACCGAGATTAATCACTTCGTACTTGAGCGGTTTCAACCCTGCAATCACACCCCGGGCAATGTCTTCGAGATAGGTATAGTCTCGCGAGGACTGTTTGCCATCGCCATAGACAATAACCGGTTTTCCTTCGCTAATCCATTGGACGAAGCGGAACGCACTCATGTCAGGTCTACCAGCGGGCCCATAGACAGTGAAAAAACGGAAGATTGTCACGTCGATACCGTAGAGATGGTGGTAACTGTGACAAAGCGATTCGGCACCTTTTTTTGAAGCAGCATAAGGGGATAAGGGACCGTCTGTGTTCGCTTCCTCACTGAACGGAAGTGAGTTGTTCGCACCGTAGAGGCTTGATGTTGAAGCCAATACAAATTTACTTACTTCAAACTCACGGCATAACTCTAACAGGTTTAGCGTCCCGGTCACGTTCGTATCAACGTATACCCACGGATTTTCCACAGACTGCCGGACACCGGCGCGTGCTGCAAGGTTAATCACAGCATTAAAAGTAGTAGGCACACTCCGCTGTGCCGTATCAGAACCTCTAAATATTTTTCGCAGTGCATCTCGGTCGCAGATGTCAAAACGGTGGAATTCAAAGTTTGGGGTGCCTTCGAGTTGCTTGAGTCTCCACTGCTTGACACGTATGTCGTAAGCGGTATTTATGTTATCAACCCCGACGACGGTATGACCCATCTCCAGCAAAAATTCCGTCACTTTCCATCCGATAAATCCTGCACAGCCGGTTACGAGATATTTCATAGGTATTCACTTTCAGCCTTTCAGCAAGTTTGCTATTAAAACTCTCAATCCGATTTGAACTCGTCAAAACGTTCTTGAAACATCGACAGTGCCATTTTTGACATCTCGTATTGCGTTTGGGTATCTGTCTCCAGTTTTTGCAATTCAGCTTCGTGCAGGGACATTAGCGCGTCAACCGCCTCAACTTCTTCTTTCAATGCTTTGATGGCATCAAACTCGGAGGTTTCTTTGGTGCATGCTATCAGCAATTCGTGGTAAAGCGTTACGCCGTTATCAAACCTTTTGAGGTCTTTACGAATACGACTCAACACGCTACGGTAAGTCTCTGGCACTACCGGTCTTTCTGTCTCGGCTAACGTTTTTAAGGCAGTCCCTAATTGCGTCAACTCAAGCTGCTTATCCGACCAAATAATTTTCTTTGCGACACCGTCTACACTGTCATTATCTATAACAGGCGCGTGCTTTTTTAGGTTATCGTGGAGTTGTGTCTCCAATTCAGCTAACCCAGATTGGAACATCTTGAGACGGTGATTGAATTCCTCAGCGTATGCCCGAATTTCAGGGAACTTCTCATGAAGCGTCTCGTGCTTCTCTTTCAATTTGTGAACCTTCAATGTGTAAGTCGGGTAACGTACCTTCAAACTCTGAGAAAGTGTGAGTACTTCTTGCCGTTCACTTTTAGTAAGTTTTCTGGGCTGTTTGCCCTCTAATGTTCCCATTAGTCCGTAAGCAGCGGCGGAGAAACCGCAGACAGTTAGAAATAACGCTAAAATATGGAACAGCGTATCGTCTGCTGCTACCCACATCGCGAACAGCCCGAATCCACCAAGGAGCAGTCCAGTAACAAGCGGAAAGATTGGACTGGATAGGTAATTTTCGACTTTGGGTTCTGTAGAAGACATATTTTTCTCCTATTACAATGGGTTGGACGCGGTTGGTTACTTTTCTTGAATAAAAAAATAGAAGGGATCGCAGGGCAGATCCAGAAAAAATTACTCTTCGTCAGGGGCGGTTAAAAGTTTGTCGATTTCCTTTTTAAGTTCGGCATAAGCCTCCGGTTTGAAATCCGCTTTTCGGTGGAATACAATCGTGCCTTTCTGCGAGATTAGGTAGAGCGTCGGTTTCTTTTTTTCTGTCTGATACTGTTTATGCACTTCGCCTTTCCAATCCAGTAGGAATTTCACAGGCGGCGGGTTTTTCTTGAGTTGACCTCTAATAAACCGTTTCGGTATGAACCCCGGAACGCTCCGCATATCGGCGATGATATAGGCGTTAACCTGTGTGTTCTCTCGATAATCCTTCTGAAACGCCTCTGCCCATTTGTCGTCTTCCTTCCGAATTTTCCGGTTACCGAGAATCAGAAAGACGACCTTACCGCGCAGCTTCTTCAGGTTATGTTCTTTCTCTTCAGGGTCTTGGAGCGTCCAATCCGGTGCTGTGTCGCCAACTTTTGGCGGTGCTGGCTCAGCCTGTTCGTCGGCGAAACTCGCGAGCATCCCGAAAAACGCGATACTGATGATAGCAACGATAAATAATTTCATGACCCAGCCCTCCGTTTGCCCTATGTATTTCCTATCCACATTTTAACACAGTCTTCCAGTAATTGTCAAATTGACTTTTTACGGGAAACCTGCTATCCTATTATGGAATGTTTTAAGCATTTCCAGCGTTTTGTAGTTGCGGGAGTCCTCCTACACCTATCTAACCTTTATTGGTCAACTCATAATGAAGCCTAAACCATAAGAAAGATCGTGCTTATGACATATAGTAGAAAATTTTTATTCGCATTACTTATTTTCGGGATCCTATGCTCTTGTACACAGACTCCCGAGCAGCGTGCTAAAGATGCTACAGTCCTGATAGTTATCGGAGAGGCAGACAGCGGTATCAACCACGGTAGCGGCTTTTTCGTAGGACGTGATAAAATTGCGACCAATATCCATGTTGTTGCTGGTGCAAGAATGGTTTTCGCTGTTGGGAAAACAAAAGTTTACAATATTGAAAAGGTCACTGGATATGATCTCGACCGTGACTTGGTTGTTCTAAAGGTGGAAGGTAAAGGCAACCCCCTTGAAATTGGCGAAGGAAAAATAAACGAACCCATTTTCCTCGCAGGTTACCCCGGTGGAGCTTACGATGTCACAAAGGGCAAAGTACACGGCATCCGAAACAGCGACAAACAACTTCGGTTGGTCCCCGAAGGTTTTCCAGAAAATCGCGGGGCTTCTGTTGTTTCTACTGGGAACAGTGGCGGACCAGTCCTAAACAGCAACGGACAAGTTATTGGAATCGCCGTTTCCACAGCCGAGAATTTTAGTTTCGCCAGTACTTCAATGGCACTGAAGTCATTGCTTAATTCAGATGAGCAAAATCTCTCGGATTGGCAAAAGAAAGATCCTATACTTGCCTTTGTCTATGAAATGTGGGGGCATAATAAATTAGAAAACCATGATTATGATCTGGCAGTAGAAGGGATTAATAAAGCCATTCCATTATACCGGTATGCTGATGCCTACACGATCCGAGGGCAGGCAAAATACAGCCTCAAACGGCATCAGGAGGCGATTAAAGACTTTGATGACGCGATCGGATTGATCCCAGATAATTTCGCCGTCTACTTCCTTAGAGGTATAGCGAATCTAAACAAGGGTAACTACGGGAACGCAATTCAAGACTTTAACAAAACTCTTGAATTAAATCCAGATTATGCAGAAGCTTACCGTCATCGAGGCATTGCGAAAAAAAGAAAGCCTAACCCAGATTATGCAGGTGCGGTTGACGACTATACTGAAGCCATCAAACGAAATCCGAAGGATGCCCGTGCCTATAACAACCGAGGCAACGTAAAATTGAACAGGAACGACTACGATGGAGCATTTGACGATTGTACAGAAGCCATCAAACGAAATCCGAAAAATGCTTATGCCTATTTTAATCGGGGCATCGCGCAAGCAAAAAAGCCTAACCCAGATTATGCAGGTGCGATTGACGACTATACCGAAGCCATCGGCCTAAATTCAGATTATACGCTGTTGGGACAGCTCTACCTCAATCTTGGGGACATGCAGAAAAACTTAGGTCAATATGAAAAAGCCAATCTAAACTTAGCTAAAGCTTACTATTGCTGGGGTAGAGCCGATGCTAACAGCGATAACTATCAAAAGGCAATTAGAAAATTTGATAAATCCATTGCGTTAAATCCGGATGACAAGACCTATTATGCGCGGGGCAATGCAAAGCAGAAAAGCAGCGACTATGAAGGTGCTATTCAAGACTATACAGCAGCTATCAGCCAGAATTCAGATTATGCGAAAGCCTATTATGCACGCGGCGATGTGCGACTCTTGCTTAGTGACGACGGTGATTATCAAGCAGCGGGTGCTGACTTTAAAACGGCTATCAAACTAAATCTAAATTACCCGGAAGCTTACTACAAATTAGGTATAACGCAGCAACGTCTTGGAGAATATCAAGCAGCAATTAACGCCTTTGATCAAGCTATTAAATTAAAGAATCCAACGATTTATGCTGAAGCTTACAGAGCCAGAGCGGAGGCAAAGGAAACTTCACAGAAGAATATAGAGGCTAAAGTAGATTCTATCATCGCCCATAATCATTGGGGCAATGAAGCCTACAAAAGCGGTGATTATGAAGAAGCAATTGAGCACTTTAACAAAAGTCTTGCGTTAAGCAAAAATCTTGAGCGTGCCAAAAATTTTCGAGTCAGGGCATACAACCGGCTCGGCAACATAAAAGAAAAACTTGGAAAACTCAAAGCGGATTTAGCCGATTTAGAAGGCGCACGAAACCTATATAAAGAAGCCATCCAAAACTATGATGAAGCCATTAAATTAGCCACCAAGAATGATCTAGCTTATTACTACACAAATAGAGGCGTGACAAAGCTCCTACGCGGAGCTAGTCGTGACCCCAACGAGGCGATTGAAGACTGTCAAGCAGCACTTCACGATTTTAATAAAGCCCTTGAACAAAAATCAAATTTTAGTTTTTCTTACCATTTTCGAGGGTCGGTGCGCTACCTACTCGGTTACGCGAAGGCGAAGCACGGACATTCAAAGGAAGCACGAAAATTGTATAAGTCGGCAATTGAAGATTTTAAGGCAGCTATTAAGTTGGATGGTGGTTACGCCGGGCACTACGGAGGTCTGGGACTTGCAAACGCTGGGCTTGGTAAAGCGAGAGCGGCGATAGATGCTTTTGAAAAAGCGAAGCAACTAAAAGCAGCGAAGACTGAAAATTAAAATATGAACATTGAACGCACTATCCCTACACTTTTGAATCAGATTCGGGAGGAACTCCTCCCGCATATTGCACGTTCTTCGGCAATCCAGACGGCTGAGAGCTTGCAACTCTTTCGGAGTCAGCTCCACAGTCTCCATTACTACTGTGTTCGCGCGCAAATCCCCGAAGCAGTTTGCAATCGTGTAGAGATCTTGCTTTCAACGAGTGCAGATTTTTGGCGGCTTATCGCTGATAACGAGTTGGTGCTGACAAACTTAAAGGATTTTACGCGCGTTCGCACTTTCTCGGCAGAGGCGGAAGGGATCACTAACCTTGAGGAGCTTCTTTCTGGTGAAGATACGCTCCGGGATGTGGTTATCAACAGTGTGGCGTTTATGCTCAATTGGAAGGCGAATACGATCTGGGTAGATTCTGCTAAGAAGGCACGCACTGCAATGGCAAAGAATTACATGCTCGAAATTCAAGATCGCATTTGGCAGTTTATTAAGGAGAGTACACCGGAGACAGAAGAAGACGATTTAGAGAAAGCCGAGCAGGTCCGTGAACGTGCGGATAGGTTACTCGCCGTGATTTATGCCAGCGATTTGCCAACGGAAGCGCAGGTCACGCTACTCATGCAAATCTACACACTACTGTTGCGACTGCAACTTGGTCAACTGATTCTTCAATTAGAGGCACTTCAGGAGAGTGATACGGACGCATGAGAACACACTTTTTCAGTGCAGCTTGCCATATCAAATGCCTCCGTTCCAATTATTCACGCCGTAGGGCAAAAACCGCTTGCTTCAGCACACTCCCGCTGCTTCTGTTTTGCAGTGTCCTCTCCGCTGATGTGCCAATGTCAGATGCTGAATTATTGCCGGGAAAGGAAGTGCGTATCACAGCCCCAAAGACAGGGAAAACTTTTCTCCTTTACGTTCCGGTTGATTACACCGATAAACGTCCATTTCCGGTTATTTTTTATTACCACGGTTACCGTGGGACAGCCACAACCCAGATGTTCAGGCATATAACAAAAGGAGAAGGGTTTATCATTGTCGGCATGAATTACGCAACTGATGACTATTACAAAGGACACCTCCCACCTACCAAAACAGCACCTGAAAAGGCATTTTTTTATGAAGTTATAGCACTCGTCTCAGCACGCCTGAATATAGCAATGGATTATATCTTCATGGGTGGTTATAGCCAAGGCGGCTATTCGACAACCGTTCTCGGAGAACAGTTGCTGGATCGGTTAGCAGGTTTTCTTATTTTGGGTGCAGGTAGACGCAATGTGGATATGGAACCACCGCCAACTGAACTGATTCGCGGGCACCCGATCTTCTACGGCGCAGGCGAATTGGATGATCCACACTATCCACGCGCAAAACGCGCATCCGGGTTTTATACAGAGTGGGGCGCAGATGTGACGTTTGAGGGGTGGCCAGATGAAACACACAGTCTTTCTCCAAAATGGTCAACAAAAACGAAGATGCGAGAGTGGCTTATTGCTTATGGACCAGCGAAACAGGTTGAGTCTGGGTTTGAAAAGGCACAAATCGCTGAAAAGGATGGTAGACTGGGCGAAGCGTTCACACTTTATGCCCAAATTGTGGACATTTTGCCTGATACGGAATTATGCCGCACAGCGAAAGAATCAGCGACACGTCTTACTACGCAAGCCGAAATCCAACTCGACCAGTTGAAAAAGGCAGGGGATAAGAAACCGTATGCTGAAGTGGTGAAGGCGTTAGAGATGTTTCGCAATACATATAGCAAGAGTGTTTTCGCGGCGCGTGCTACGCAATTGCTCAGTGAACTGTTGAATGCGAAGGCAGATGCGTTAGAAAAACGCGCCCGTGCGGCAGAAACACAGAAAAACTATGCGCGCGCGTTGCAACTCTATGAACTCTACCTGACTTATTTTCCAGAGGCGGAACGCTACCCAGAAGTCCAGAAACACGTGAAGAACTTGAAAAACAAAACAGGAACGAAGTAAAGGAGATCGGTATGCCAAAAGATCTGTTTGAGGAACTCGTTGATGTCATAGCGACACTGCGAAGCGAAAATGGATGTCCGTGGGATCGCGAGCAGACGCATGAATCGCTGAAATCTACACTCATTGAGGAAACCTACGAGACCCTTGAAGCGATTGATACGGGTGATCCAAAGAAGTTGAAAGAAGAACTCGGTGATCTGCTTTTAAACATCATGCTTCAGGCACAGATTGCAGCCGAACACGAGGATTTTGACATCTACGGCGTAATTGAGACCTTAACAGAGAAACTTATACGGCGGCATCCGCATGTCTTTGGTAATGTGGATGTTGAGAATTCGGATGAGGTCGTGAGGAATTGGGAGGCGATCAAACGTCAAGAGGCGGGTTATGAGGATCGGAAATCCGTACTTGATGGGATTCCGAACGCACTCCCGATGCTGCTCCGCGCACAGAAGATACAGAACCGCGCAGCACGTGTCGGTTTTGATTGGGATGAGCTGACCGATGTTGTTGCTAAGGTTGAGGAGGAACTTGAGGAAGTTAAAGTGAGTATCAGCACAGATGACCCAGAGGCAACAGCGATGGAACTCGGGGACCTGTTGTTTGCTATCGTGAATCTGTGTCGTTTTATGGAGATTCAAGCGGAGGAGACATTGCGGCAGGCGAACCGAAAATTTATACAGCGTTTTAAATGGATGGAAGCAGAATTAGAACGCCGCGGCACGAATTTTGAAGCACAAAACTTAGAAAGTTTAGACGCAATCTGGGAAGAAGCGAAAAAAGCCGAAGCCGACATCGATTGATTCTCTCTTCACGTAAATCTTTTGACTCGGACAAGAACGCAGGTGGAAGATAATGGCGAAATCACTCTTGAATCTCTTGATACAAAAATGCGAGAGCCATCCCGACTATGGACGGTACACTGAACTCTTTAACCGGTTGGATCCATCGGCACCGCCGCAGATAGAGCTTGTCCAGCGCGCTGCGCCCCCGATACTTATGCGCGGTAAGAAACTCGGCATTTTTTCTGGTTCCTTCAATCCGCTGACGCTTGCGCATACGCAGATGGTGGAGGATACTGTCGCTAAATACGAGTTAGATGAACTGCTCCTACTTCTTGCAAAAGCGAACGTAGATAAATCGGTGTTCGGTTTACCCCTTGCTGCGCGACTCCTGACAGTCAGAAAATACGCGGAGAGTCAACAAGCGTTTTCTGTCGGTGTATCAAGCCACGGGAGGTATATTGATAAAGTCGTCGCCTTAAAATCTATATTC
The nucleotide sequence above comes from Candidatus Poribacteria bacterium. Encoded proteins:
- the cimA gene encoding citramalate synthase, whose translation is MVEFYDTTLRDGSQAEGVAFSVEDKLIIIEALDKLGIRYIEGGYPGSNPKDIEFFKRAKGLALETATIVPFGSTRYPTYTADADPNLSALLDTGARTVTIFGKSWRLHATDVLRVTAEENLELIESSVRYLVENGREVIYDAEHFFDGYADDAAYAVETLRAAAAGGASCLVLCDTNGGRLPLEIQEGVKVVLAELSLPVGIHTHNDAGMGAANSVLAVQAGATHIQGTFNGYGERCGNANLASIIPTVQLKLGIKCLSDVQLQGLTSVSRLISELANLPHDERQPYVGRSAFAHKGGLHTDAIRKNRLTYEHIIPETVGNTQRILVSDQAGRGTIMKKIEKEYPDYDKNSPQVLELFKRLKEAEQEGYQYEAAEASFELLTHKVFNGYESFFDPVGFRVIIEQFTDFAMRSEATVKVTTPDGLTAHTAADGDGPVNALDTALRKALEQFYPALQTVRLIDYKVRVLDTKAGTGSKVRVLIEASDGEKSWRTVGVSENIISASCEALLDSFEYKLYTDKKVTALQQSE
- a CDS encoding GDP-mannose 4,6-dehydratase, whose product is MKYLVTGCAGFIGWKVTEFLLEMGHTVVGVDNINTAYDIRVKQWRLKQLEGTPNFEFHRFDICDRDALRKIFRGSDTAQRSVPTTFNAVINLAARAGVRQSVENPWVYVDTNVTGTLNLLELCREFEVSKFVLASTSSLYGANNSLPFSEEANTDGPLSPYAASKKGAESLCHSYHHLYGIDVTIFRFFTVYGPAGRPDMSAFRFVQWISEGKPVIVYGDGKQSSRDYTYLEDIARGVIAGLKPLKYEVINLGSDSPIVLIDTIRLIEELIGKEAELSHQPFHPADVRATWADIRKAEKLLEWRPQVTFREGITALVEWYQANREWAKHIQTG
- a CDS encoding redoxin domain-containing protein translates to MKLFIVAIISIAFFGMLASFADEQAEPAPPKVGDTAPDWTLQDPEEKEHNLKKLRGKVVFLILGNRKIRKEDDKWAEAFQKDYRENTQVNAYIIADMRSVPGFIPKRFIRGQLKKNPPPVKFLLDWKGEVHKQYQTEKKKPTLYLISQKGTIVFHRKADFKPEAYAELKKEIDKLLTAPDEE
- a CDS encoding tetratricopeptide repeat protein; the encoded protein is MTYSRKFLFALLIFGILCSCTQTPEQRAKDATVLIVIGEADSGINHGSGFFVGRDKIATNIHVVAGARMVFAVGKTKVYNIEKVTGYDLDRDLVVLKVEGKGNPLEIGEGKINEPIFLAGYPGGAYDVTKGKVHGIRNSDKQLRLVPEGFPENRGASVVSTGNSGGPVLNSNGQVIGIAVSTAENFSFASTSMALKSLLNSDEQNLSDWQKKDPILAFVYEMWGHNKLENHDYDLAVEGINKAIPLYRYADAYTIRGQAKYSLKRHQEAIKDFDDAIGLIPDNFAVYFLRGIANLNKGNYGNAIQDFNKTLELNPDYAEAYRHRGIAKKRKPNPDYAGAVDDYTEAIKRNPKDARAYNNRGNVKLNRNDYDGAFDDCTEAIKRNPKNAYAYFNRGIAQAKKPNPDYAGAIDDYTEAIGLNSDYTLLGQLYLNLGDMQKNLGQYEKANLNLAKAYYCWGRADANSDNYQKAIRKFDKSIALNPDDKTYYARGNAKQKSSDYEGAIQDYTAAISQNSDYAKAYYARGDVRLLLSDDGDYQAAGADFKTAIKLNLNYPEAYYKLGITQQRLGEYQAAINAFDQAIKLKNPTIYAEAYRARAEAKETSQKNIEAKVDSIIAHNHWGNEAYKSGDYEEAIEHFNKSLALSKNLERAKNFRVRAYNRLGNIKEKLGKLKADLADLEGARNLYKEAIQNYDEAIKLATKNDLAYYYTNRGVTKLLRGASRDPNEAIEDCQAALHDFNKALEQKSNFSFSYHFRGSVRYLLGYAKAKHGHSKEARKLYKSAIEDFKAAIKLDGGYAGHYGGLGLANAGLGKARAAIDAFEKAKQLKAAKTEN
- the mazG gene encoding nucleoside triphosphate pyrophosphohydrolase, yielding MPKDLFEELVDVIATLRSENGCPWDREQTHESLKSTLIEETYETLEAIDTGDPKKLKEELGDLLLNIMLQAQIAAEHEDFDIYGVIETLTEKLIRRHPHVFGNVDVENSDEVVRNWEAIKRQEAGYEDRKSVLDGIPNALPMLLRAQKIQNRAARVGFDWDELTDVVAKVEEELEEVKVSISTDDPEATAMELGDLLFAIVNLCRFMEIQAEETLRQANRKFIQRFKWMEAELERRGTNFEAQNLESLDAIWEEAKKAEADID